A part of Terriglobus roseus genomic DNA contains:
- the hslV gene encoding ATP-dependent protease subunit HslV, producing MHPYDTADGRRIRSTTVLCVRRNGKVVMAADGQVTLGSAVMKSGAKKIRRLYQDKVLAGFAGSTADAFSLFSRFEGKLEQFAGNLPRAAVELAKDWRTDKMLRQLEALLLVADKEHMYLLGGNGDVIEPDMTGDGAIMTIGSGGSFAQAAAQALLENTDLSAREIVEKGMKIAAEICIYTNSNIAVEEL from the coding sequence ATGCACCCGTACGACACGGCAGATGGACGCCGCATTCGGTCCACTACCGTTCTGTGCGTGCGTCGTAACGGCAAGGTGGTGATGGCCGCCGATGGCCAGGTGACTCTGGGCTCAGCCGTGATGAAATCTGGCGCCAAGAAAATACGTCGGCTGTATCAGGACAAGGTGCTGGCCGGATTCGCGGGATCGACGGCGGATGCGTTCTCGCTGTTCTCGCGCTTCGAGGGCAAGCTGGAGCAGTTTGCCGGAAACCTGCCGCGCGCCGCGGTAGAGCTCGCCAAGGATTGGCGCACCGACAAGATGCTGCGCCAACTTGAGGCGCTGCTGCTGGTCGCCGACAAGGAACACATGTACTTGCTGGGTGGCAATGGCGACGTCATTGAACCGGACATGACCGGCGATGGCGCCATCATGACCATCGGCTCTGGCGGATCGTTCGCGCAGGCTGCGGCGCAGGCATTGCTGGAAAATACAGACCTTTCGGCTCGCGAGATCGTCGAAAAAGGTATGAAGATTGCCGCAGAGATCTGCATCTACACAAACAGCAATATCGCCGTGGAGGAGCTCTAA
- a CDS encoding M16 family metallopeptidase translates to MFVLKARTPLVLAAVLSVAVSSPLFTSAQKKPAVAKRATAKTLADGPNVTRETLPNGMRVVIVKNRLAPVATVELNILAGGNQTPVGFPGTAHALEHMAFRGCTGMTADQTAAIYARLGGDNNADTQGNVTQFYATVPSTDVEVALRAEAACMVGVDNADHEWEQERGAITQEVQRDLSSPTYKLISRLNEGMFAGTPYAHDALGTKESFEKTTGADLRAFYDKWYAPSNAVLVIVGDVDPAQTMTQVREFFGPVKRREVPKETAFTLSPVKTETFTLDSNLPYTLAVIGYRLPGTESKDYAAAQVLADVLSSQRGDLYAMVPAGKALGTQFGMAGSYPKASLGFGMVAVASEADAKPALDEMRTILNRYAQNGVPADLVDAAKRSEITEDAFGANSIPGLAQQWSQALGADRKNSPAEATEAIKRVTVADVNRVAKQYLLHVNTMTATLKPVASGAPTAGKGFGGGEKLTSTPTKEVALPDWAAKPLAELRLPHPMTLPSDEKLPNGLRLIVRTDHTSPTVTLTGSVQHNEDLDTPKGKEGVADVLEELYGYGTTSLDRIAFQKELDDIGATEDAGFSFGLKVLKENFARGVELLADNQLHPALPAEAFPVVQKQTAELTAGNLTSPGYRTRRALSEALLPKNDPSLREQTPQTITALKLDDVKNYMKSAMRPDLTTIVVVGDITPAEARAQVEKAFGAWTATGPKPQVDLPPVPPNKPTAAIVGDPEAVQDSVTLAHGLQMNRFSPDYYPMQLGTYVLGGGFYASRLYHDLRQVAGYVYTVDVNLRATRTRATYTVDYGCEPVNVSKARALVERDLQSMKTTPVTPGELTLAKSLILRQLQLSESSQASVASALLARAQMGLPLNESDNAAKTYLGLTAEEVQASFARNLRVEDMVQVVRGPAPQ, encoded by the coding sequence TGCCTAACGGTATGCGTGTGGTGATTGTGAAGAACCGACTGGCCCCTGTGGCGACGGTGGAGTTGAACATCCTTGCCGGCGGCAATCAGACGCCCGTGGGCTTCCCCGGCACAGCGCATGCGCTGGAACACATGGCATTTCGCGGCTGCACCGGCATGACTGCCGACCAGACGGCTGCCATTTACGCGCGTCTGGGCGGTGATAACAACGCTGACACACAGGGCAATGTCACCCAGTTTTACGCGACCGTTCCGTCGACAGACGTGGAAGTTGCGCTACGTGCCGAAGCCGCCTGCATGGTTGGCGTCGACAACGCCGATCACGAGTGGGAGCAGGAACGCGGCGCGATTACACAAGAAGTGCAGCGCGACCTTTCGTCGCCTACGTACAAGCTGATCTCGCGGCTGAACGAAGGCATGTTCGCCGGAACGCCTTACGCGCACGATGCTCTTGGAACCAAAGAAAGCTTTGAAAAGACCACTGGCGCCGATCTACGCGCGTTTTATGACAAGTGGTACGCGCCGTCGAACGCCGTGCTGGTCATTGTGGGCGATGTCGATCCCGCACAGACCATGACGCAAGTCCGCGAGTTCTTCGGTCCTGTGAAGCGTCGCGAAGTGCCTAAAGAAACCGCATTCACGCTGAGCCCGGTGAAGACCGAGACCTTCACGCTGGACAGCAATCTCCCTTACACGCTGGCAGTCATCGGCTATCGGCTACCCGGTACGGAGAGCAAGGATTACGCCGCCGCACAGGTATTGGCAGACGTTCTTAGCAGCCAGCGTGGTGATCTGTACGCTATGGTGCCCGCAGGCAAGGCTTTGGGAACGCAGTTTGGCATGGCAGGCAGTTATCCCAAGGCCAGCCTTGGTTTCGGCATGGTGGCCGTTGCCAGTGAAGCCGACGCGAAACCTGCGCTGGACGAGATGCGCACGATCCTGAATCGCTACGCACAGAACGGCGTGCCCGCTGACCTGGTGGACGCCGCAAAGCGCAGCGAAATTACCGAGGATGCTTTCGGTGCGAACTCCATTCCTGGCTTGGCGCAGCAGTGGTCGCAGGCTCTGGGCGCGGATCGCAAGAACTCTCCCGCAGAGGCAACGGAAGCCATTAAGCGCGTGACCGTGGCTGATGTGAACCGCGTGGCAAAACAGTATCTGCTGCATGTGAACACCATGACCGCGACGCTAAAGCCCGTTGCCAGCGGCGCGCCCACTGCGGGCAAAGGCTTTGGCGGTGGCGAGAAACTTACCTCCACCCCGACGAAGGAAGTGGCGCTGCCTGACTGGGCCGCAAAGCCGTTGGCAGAGCTTCGCCTGCCGCATCCCATGACGCTGCCCAGTGATGAGAAGCTGCCCAACGGCCTGCGCCTGATCGTACGCACCGATCACACTAGTCCCACCGTGACACTGACTGGCTCTGTGCAGCACAACGAAGATCTGGACACGCCGAAGGGCAAAGAAGGCGTTGCCGATGTTCTGGAAGAGCTTTACGGCTACGGCACCACATCGCTGGATCGCATTGCCTTCCAGAAAGAACTCGACGACATTGGCGCCACGGAAGATGCGGGCTTCAGCTTTGGCCTGAAGGTGCTGAAAGAGAACTTCGCGCGCGGCGTCGAGTTACTCGCGGACAACCAGCTACATCCCGCATTGCCCGCCGAAGCATTCCCCGTAGTGCAGAAGCAGACAGCGGAGTTGACCGCTGGCAATCTCACCTCGCCCGGCTACCGCACGCGCCGTGCACTGAGTGAAGCTCTGCTACCGAAGAACGATCCTTCTCTCCGCGAACAGACGCCGCAGACCATCACCGCGCTGAAGCTGGACGACGTGAAGAACTACATGAAGTCCGCCATGCGCCCTGACCTGACGACCATCGTCGTCGTGGGTGACATTACTCCTGCAGAGGCGCGTGCGCAGGTGGAAAAGGCCTTCGGCGCATGGACAGCAACCGGGCCGAAGCCGCAGGTTGATCTGCCGCCCGTTCCGCCGAACAAACCAACAGCCGCAATCGTCGGCGATCCGGAGGCTGTACAGGATTCCGTCACGCTGGCGCACGGACTGCAGATGAACCGCTTCAGCCCCGACTACTATCCCATGCAGCTTGGCACCTACGTGCTGGGCGGAGGCTTCTACGCCAGCCGTCTGTATCACGATCTCCGCCAGGTCGCGGGCTATGTCTACACGGTGGACGTGAACCTTCGTGCCACCAGAACGCGCGCCACATACACGGTTGACTATGGATGTGAGCCGGTGAACGTTTCCAAGGCGCGTGCCCTCGTCGAACGCGATCTGCAATCGATGAAGACCACGCCTGTTACACCCGGTGAACTAACACTGGCCAAGAGCCTGATCCTGCGTCAGCTTCAGCTCAGCGAATCCAGCCAGGCCTCAGTTGCCTCCGCGCTTCTGGCGCGTGCGCAGATGGGTCTGCCGTTGAATGAAAGTGACAACGCCGCAAAGACCTACCTGGGCCTGACCGCAGAAGAAGTACAGGCATCCTTCGCAAGAAACCTGCGCGTGGAAGACATGGTGCAGGTGGTACGCGGGCCAGCGCCGCAGTAA
- a CDS encoding aldo/keto reductase — protein MEFRQLGNSGLMVPVLCYGTGTFGGSNEFFKTWGSTDVEEARQLIDQCMDAGVNFFDTADVYSEGRSEEILGAAIKHLPRESVLISTKSTFGFGPGPNESGSSRYNITKQLHGSLKRLQTDYIDVYHMHAFDGLTPIEETLNTLDKFVREGKIRYIACSNFSGWALQKSVDISEKYGWAKYAAHQVYYSLIGRDYEWELMQVGDKEGVGALIWSPLGWGRLTGKIRRGHPPAAGTRAKEGTAGGPVVDDEYLYKVVDALDAVAAETGKTVPQVALNWLLRKPTVSSLVIGARNAEQLKGNLEAASFVLTEEQVAKLDQASELPKPYPYWHQVQFYHRNPQPPAYRS, from the coding sequence ATGGAATTTCGACAGCTTGGCAACAGTGGTCTTATGGTTCCCGTGCTCTGCTATGGCACTGGCACCTTTGGTGGTTCGAACGAGTTCTTCAAAACGTGGGGTTCCACGGACGTTGAAGAAGCGCGGCAACTGATTGACCAGTGCATGGACGCTGGCGTGAACTTCTTTGACACAGCCGATGTGTATTCCGAAGGCCGGTCGGAGGAGATTCTGGGTGCTGCCATCAAGCATCTGCCTCGTGAAAGCGTGCTGATCAGCACAAAGTCCACCTTCGGCTTTGGCCCCGGGCCGAACGAGAGTGGATCAAGCCGTTACAACATCACGAAGCAGCTTCATGGCAGCCTGAAGCGCCTTCAGACGGACTACATCGACGTCTACCACATGCATGCATTCGATGGTCTGACACCGATTGAAGAGACGCTAAACACACTCGACAAGTTCGTGCGTGAGGGCAAGATCCGCTACATCGCCTGCTCCAACTTCTCCGGCTGGGCGCTGCAGAAGTCTGTGGACATCAGCGAAAAGTATGGATGGGCAAAGTACGCCGCGCACCAGGTGTATTACTCACTGATTGGCCGCGACTATGAGTGGGAACTGATGCAGGTGGGCGATAAGGAAGGTGTCGGCGCACTGATCTGGAGTCCGTTGGGATGGGGACGCCTGACCGGGAAGATTCGCCGTGGACATCCGCCCGCTGCTGGCACTCGCGCCAAAGAAGGCACCGCCGGTGGCCCGGTGGTAGACGATGAATATCTCTACAAAGTGGTGGACGCTCTGGATGCCGTTGCCGCTGAAACAGGCAAGACTGTACCGCAGGTAGCTCTGAACTGGTTGCTGCGCAAGCCAACGGTAAGCAGCCTGGTTATCGGCGCGCGAAACGCTGAGCAGTTGAAGGGCAATCTGGAAGCCGCCAGCTTTGTGTTGACGGAAGAGCAGGTAGCGAAGCTGGACCAAGCCAGCGAGCTACCGAAGCCCTATCCCTACTGGCATCAGGTGCAGTTCTACCATCGCAACCCGCAACCACCTGCCTATCGTTCGTAA
- a CDS encoding glycoside hydrolase family 28 protein — MKNVQEFRREFLKMAGLGMAGGAVTLAGSMEAQPRRGAATSTREVYYDVRRFGATGDGQTIDSPAINRAIEAAANAGGGTVVFPAGVYASYSIRLKSNVALYLSQGATILAATVPMDGLKTGGYDAAEPQNPAIEKFQDYGHNHWHNSLIWGEDLHDIGIFGPGLIWGKGLARGEKAEVDLPASTSPGVGNKAIALKNCRNVILSDFSVLRGGWFCVLATGVDNLTIDNLKIDTSRDGIDVDCCRNVRISNCTVNSPQDDGICPKSSYALGYRRDTINVTITGCYVTGGYQVGTVLDGTWKPHVNPVRFYGHGRIKCGTESNGGFRNITISDCTFDTCRGFALETADGANLEDITFTGITMRGVRGAPLFLRLQSRMRGPKEIPIGTLKRVLMSNVTSHDADPMPSIFAGIPDHAIEDVKLSDSYFHHTPIESVSAASNVQMSAIDKGHASSGYGQAGPAPLGPDGIPQELPTGYPEPNMFGDVPASGLYARHIRNLELTNVEFANQSTSDTRPAMLLADADGVDLFRLRLPRRLQEKQFRLHNVQDFRLFGCQFYRDEKVDHARDQTV, encoded by the coding sequence ATGAAAAACGTGCAGGAGTTTCGTCGTGAATTTTTGAAGATGGCCGGGCTGGGTATGGCCGGTGGCGCGGTCACACTTGCGGGATCGATGGAGGCCCAGCCCCGTCGGGGAGCCGCCACTTCGACGCGCGAGGTCTACTATGATGTCCGCCGCTTTGGCGCTACAGGCGACGGCCAAACCATCGACTCTCCCGCCATCAACCGAGCCATTGAAGCGGCGGCCAACGCGGGCGGCGGCACGGTGGTCTTCCCGGCAGGCGTTTACGCCAGCTACTCCATTCGCCTGAAGAGCAATGTTGCCCTCTATCTCTCGCAGGGCGCGACCATTCTTGCCGCCACCGTTCCCATGGACGGCCTGAAAACCGGCGGATACGACGCTGCTGAACCGCAGAATCCCGCCATCGAGAAGTTTCAGGACTACGGCCACAATCACTGGCACAACTCGCTGATCTGGGGCGAGGATCTGCACGACATTGGCATCTTTGGCCCGGGATTGATCTGGGGTAAGGGGTTGGCTCGCGGCGAGAAAGCGGAAGTCGATCTCCCCGCCAGCACGTCGCCCGGTGTGGGAAATAAAGCCATTGCTTTGAAGAACTGCCGCAACGTCATCCTGAGCGACTTTTCCGTTCTGCGCGGCGGATGGTTCTGCGTTCTTGCTACCGGCGTGGACAATCTGACCATCGACAACCTGAAGATCGACACCAGCCGCGATGGCATTGACGTGGATTGCTGCCGCAATGTGCGCATCAGCAACTGCACCGTGAACTCGCCGCAGGATGACGGCATCTGCCCCAAGAGCAGCTATGCGCTGGGCTACCGCCGCGACACCATCAACGTGACCATCACCGGTTGCTACGTCACCGGCGGATACCAGGTGGGCACAGTGCTGGACGGCACATGGAAGCCGCACGTGAACCCCGTCCGCTTCTACGGTCATGGCCGCATCAAGTGTGGCACGGAATCCAACGGCGGATTCCGCAACATCACCATCTCCGACTGCACCTTCGACACCTGCCGCGGCTTCGCGCTGGAAACTGCCGATGGTGCGAATCTGGAGGACATCACCTTCACCGGCATCACCATGCGCGGTGTGCGTGGCGCGCCACTATTCCTGCGCCTGCAATCACGCATGCGCGGACCGAAAGAAATTCCCATTGGCACGCTGAAACGCGTGTTGATGAGCAACGTTACCAGCCACGATGCTGACCCAATGCCAAGCATCTTCGCGGGCATTCCCGACCACGCGATTGAAGATGTAAAGCTCTCCGACAGCTACTTCCATCACACGCCAATTGAGAGTGTTTCCGCAGCCTCGAATGTGCAGATGAGCGCCATCGATAAGGGTCACGCCTCGTCTGGCTATGGGCAGGCCGGACCTGCACCACTGGGTCCTGATGGCATTCCGCAGGAGCTTCCCACCGGCTATCCGGAACCGAATATGTTCGGCGATGTCCCAGCCAGCGGTCTGTACGCACGCCACATTCGCAACCTGGAACTGACGAACGTGGAGTTTGCCAACCAATCCACCAGTGATACGCGGCCTGCGATGCTGCTGGCTGATGCGGACGGCGTGGACCTGTTCCGGCTGCGTCTGCCACGTCGTCTGCAGGAGAAGCAGTTCCGCCTGCACAACGTGCAGGATTTTCGGCTCTTTGGCTGCCAGTTTTATCGCGACGAGAAAGTGGACCACGCGAGAGATCAGACCGTGTAA
- the miaA gene encoding tRNA (adenosine(37)-N6)-dimethylallyltransferase MiaA translates to MSALPLLPVIVGPTASGKTALSLALAEKLDGEIVSCDSVAVYQEMELGTAKPSREERARVRHHMIDVVPPNVEYTAGEYGRAARAAVQDIASRGKVPIVAGGTGLYLRALLDGFSPVPQRDESLRDRLRAAMERRGPAVLMRVLRRLDPAAASRIHENDHPKLIRAIEVSVLEGRPMSDAWQARSPSPLEGFRVVQMGLAPDRAALYERINARCAAMFTDGLVEETRGLVAKYGTDCRALGSLGYAEAQAVLRGEMTEAEAIAKAQTGHRNYSKRQGTWFRRDARVQWLHSFGGDAVDEALRLLAI, encoded by the coding sequence GTGAGCGCGCTTCCCCTTTTGCCAGTCATCGTTGGCCCTACTGCCAGCGGTAAGACCGCACTCTCCCTTGCGCTTGCAGAAAAGCTGGATGGCGAAATCGTCTCCTGCGATTCCGTAGCGGTGTATCAGGAAATGGAGCTGGGCACAGCGAAGCCATCGCGAGAAGAACGCGCGCGGGTGCGGCACCACATGATCGACGTGGTGCCACCCAACGTGGAATACACCGCAGGCGAGTATGGCCGAGCCGCACGCGCGGCTGTGCAGGACATTGCCAGTCGCGGCAAAGTCCCCATCGTGGCCGGTGGAACGGGTCTCTATCTGCGAGCTCTATTGGATGGTTTCAGCCCTGTTCCGCAGCGCGATGAATCTCTTCGCGACAGGCTGCGTGCAGCGATGGAACGTCGCGGCCCCGCCGTGCTGATGCGTGTGTTGCGAAGGCTGGACCCCGCCGCAGCTTCGCGGATTCATGAGAACGACCATCCGAAACTGATTCGTGCGATTGAGGTCTCCGTACTCGAAGGCAGGCCGATGAGTGATGCGTGGCAAGCACGTTCTCCTTCCCCGCTCGAAGGGTTTCGCGTGGTGCAGATGGGGTTGGCTCCAGATCGGGCCGCTTTGTACGAACGCATCAACGCGCGTTGTGCAGCCATGTTTACCGATGGGTTAGTGGAAGAAACACGCGGACTTGTGGCGAAGTACGGAACGGACTGCCGTGCGTTAGGTTCGTTGGGATACGCAGAAGCTCAGGCAGTCTTGCGTGGCGAAATGACCGAAGCCGAAGCCATCGCGAAGGCGCAGACTGGCCATCGCAATTACAGCAAACGCCAGGGCACGTGGTTCCGTCGCGACGCGCGCGTGCAATGGCTACACAGCTTTGGTGGCGATGCGGTGGACGAAGCATTGCGCTTGCTTGCGATCTAA
- a CDS encoding glycosyltransferase family 87 protein translates to MSPRHSDPAHGRRLLLFVLSSLVLSNFVPRVLFKLFGWGNPGSIGGMVHDFWTFRTWTDSWLPMMRSVDYFLQHPTLPIYYAPLYDTLIYSLASILPLWALKKLGMGDVAMLRFLAVTSWLALVGIAGVALAMGHKFLKARGVRMTWETIVAVLAAVLFCYPLLKGYSLGNAQTYLSFEFALLLLLWSEGKEAAGGVVGALLAFVKPQYALLLIWMAVRKRWNATIAFLATSAVLLLFSVIVFGVHNNLDFLHVLAGLSKKAQSHYGNQSMFGTLNRAIGNGENISYTPLLYTPYIRWVYLTTVSTALVLMGAVLLFPWGKLRASAADLAAMGIASVAASPMAWEHHYGIVCGVFAWVWFAYGCWQHKRPWVLGIASLFTMNAWLAFNKAAPYHGWNIIQSYMYFSALLLVVVLMVLARKVTRGEAEPVI, encoded by the coding sequence ATGAGTCCACGTCACAGCGATCCTGCGCATGGCCGTCGTCTGCTGCTGTTTGTGTTGAGCAGTCTTGTATTGTCGAACTTCGTTCCTCGCGTTCTTTTCAAGCTGTTCGGATGGGGCAACCCCGGCTCGATTGGCGGAATGGTGCACGACTTCTGGACCTTTCGCACGTGGACGGATTCCTGGCTGCCCATGATGCGGTCCGTGGATTATTTCCTGCAACACCCCACACTCCCCATCTACTACGCGCCGCTGTACGACACACTGATCTATTCACTGGCTAGCATTCTGCCCCTGTGGGCATTGAAGAAACTAGGCATGGGCGATGTGGCTATGCTGCGTTTTCTCGCTGTGACATCGTGGCTTGCACTGGTGGGCATTGCGGGTGTCGCGCTGGCCATGGGGCACAAGTTTCTAAAAGCGCGCGGCGTACGCATGACGTGGGAAACCATCGTTGCCGTGCTGGCGGCTGTTCTGTTCTGCTATCCACTGCTGAAGGGCTACTCGCTGGGCAATGCACAGACGTACCTGTCGTTTGAATTCGCATTGCTGCTTCTGCTGTGGTCGGAAGGCAAAGAAGCCGCTGGAGGCGTTGTCGGCGCTCTGCTGGCTTTCGTGAAGCCACAATATGCGCTGCTGCTGATCTGGATGGCCGTGCGAAAGCGTTGGAACGCCACGATCGCATTTCTGGCCACATCCGCCGTGCTGCTGCTGTTCTCCGTGATCGTTTTCGGAGTTCATAACAACCTGGATTTTCTGCATGTGCTAGCTGGATTGAGCAAGAAGGCGCAGTCGCACTACGGCAACCAGAGCATGTTCGGTACGCTGAACCGCGCCATTGGCAATGGCGAAAACATCTCCTACACTCCCCTGCTCTACACGCCGTACATCCGCTGGGTGTATCTGACGACGGTGTCGACGGCGCTGGTGCTCATGGGTGCGGTACTGTTGTTTCCGTGGGGCAAGCTGCGTGCATCCGCGGCTGATCTCGCGGCGATGGGCATTGCGTCCGTAGCCGCATCGCCGATGGCATGGGAACATCACTACGGCATCGTCTGCGGCGTGTTTGCGTGGGTCTGGTTCGCCTATGGATGCTGGCAGCATAAACGCCCGTGGGTACTGGGCATCGCCTCGCTGTTCACCATGAATGCGTGGCTGGCATTCAACAAGGCCGCGCCGTATCACGGATGGAATATCATCCAGAGCTACATGTATTTCAGCGCGCTGTTGTTGGTGGTGGTGCTGATGGTGCTGGCGCGGAAGGTCACTCGCGGCGAGGCGGAGCCAGTGATTTAG
- the sthA gene encoding Si-specific NAD(P)(+) transhydrogenase, which produces MSSASSASVYDLIVIGSGPAGQRAAIYGAKLGKRVALVEMREVVGGACINTGTIPSKTMREAVLHLSGYNYRSIYGMNYRVKERITMADLAFRVQHVIKTEIDVTEAQLSRNNIEMFTGVASFEDPTHLRVTNSRGSNVYEAKNIIIATGTKPASSDKVPINGNTIINSDLVLDLKQLPKTMIVVGGGVIGVEYTCMFAALGVRVTLIERRPRLLEFADQEIVEALSYHLRDSRVTMRLNEEVESVEENEDGTVTANLESRKKVQGDALLYAVGRQGNVDELMLQNIGVDSDERGRIPVDKDYRTKCATVFAVGDVIGFPSLASVSMEQGRIAGARAFGDETILSNPSFYPYGIWTIPEISFLGKTEEQLTEEDVPYEVGVAYYREIARGQIRGDTTGRLKLIFHRENKSILGVHIIGEGASELLHIGQAVMALGGNVDYFVETVFNYPTLAECYKVAAFNGLNRLRRGD; this is translated from the coding sequence ATGAGCAGTGCATCGTCGGCCAGTGTGTATGACCTGATCGTGATCGGCTCCGGCCCCGCCGGACAACGCGCTGCCATTTATGGCGCAAAACTCGGTAAGAGGGTCGCCCTCGTCGAGATGCGCGAAGTGGTTGGCGGAGCCTGTATCAATACCGGAACCATCCCCAGCAAAACCATGCGCGAGGCGGTGCTGCACCTCTCGGGCTATAACTACCGCTCTATCTACGGTATGAACTACCGTGTGAAAGAGCGCATCACGATGGCCGACCTCGCCTTCCGTGTGCAGCACGTCATCAAGACCGAAATTGACGTTACTGAAGCTCAGCTTTCCCGTAACAACATCGAGATGTTCACCGGCGTCGCCTCCTTTGAGGACCCGACCCACCTCCGCGTGACCAATAGCCGCGGATCGAACGTCTACGAAGCGAAGAACATCATCATCGCCACAGGCACGAAGCCGGCCAGCAGCGATAAGGTGCCGATCAACGGCAACACGATCATCAACAGCGATCTGGTGCTGGATCTGAAGCAGTTGCCCAAGACCATGATCGTTGTGGGCGGCGGCGTGATCGGTGTGGAATACACCTGCATGTTCGCCGCGCTGGGTGTGCGCGTCACGCTGATTGAGCGTCGTCCACGTCTGCTGGAGTTTGCAGATCAGGAAATTGTGGAAGCGCTGAGCTACCACCTGCGCGACAGCCGCGTGACCATGCGCCTCAACGAAGAGGTGGAGTCCGTCGAAGAGAACGAAGACGGCACCGTGACGGCGAACCTGGAATCGCGCAAGAAGGTACAAGGCGACGCGCTGCTGTATGCCGTTGGTCGTCAGGGCAACGTGGATGAGTTGATGCTGCAGAACATCGGCGTGGACTCCGATGAGCGCGGCCGCATTCCAGTCGACAAGGATTACCGCACGAAGTGCGCCACCGTGTTTGCCGTGGGCGACGTGATCGGGTTCCCGTCGCTGGCGTCGGTATCCATGGAGCAGGGCCGCATCGCAGGCGCTCGCGCGTTCGGTGACGAGACGATCCTGTCTAACCCCAGCTTCTACCCGTACGGCATCTGGACCATTCCGGAGATCAGCTTCCTTGGCAAGACGGAGGAGCAGCTCACGGAAGAGGACGTGCCTTACGAAGTGGGTGTGGCGTACTACCGTGAGATTGCCCGTGGACAGATTCGTGGCGATACGACGGGACGTCTGAAGCTCATCTTCCATCGTGAGAACAAATCGATTCTGGGTGTGCACATCATTGGCGAAGGTGCCAGCGAACTGTTGCACATCGGGCAGGCTGTGATGGCGCTGGGCGGCAACGTGGACTACTTCGTAGAGACGGTCTTCAACTATCCGACTCTGGCCGAGTGCTACAAGGTGGCAGCGTTCAACGGCCTCAACCGCCTGCGTCGCGGCGACTAG